From a region of the Acomys russatus chromosome 4, mAcoRus1.1, whole genome shotgun sequence genome:
- the Rbbp8nl gene encoding RBBP8 N-terminal-like protein: MDNFMESLNRLKEAHEKEVLGLQNKLLELNSERCRDAQRVEELFAKNHQLREQQKALKENLRVLENRLRAGLCDRCMVTQELARKKQLELESAHLQSLQHLCILTNEMNGLKEENKILKEEVKRLRSLGDKTAPQAWEGTSEPPSPMPLHSPSSRKGTTENTPGGPEEAEEEQPGKDKVSSHKTSPMARVSPAANLPEPRTLDMSPQCISNQLHSTVAVVRPGSRACPPDCSTANGTPPPPSTRSSPPSPAHEHGLRVDSFLRASRPSAIAYETLKRSLQADRLSLLNRHLSLHLQSPHSSTLAPATSASSPLPHGLKAREAETWDEPGAFMGMQDPRLEGALHLLLIQQQLRARARAGSARSRVPSAPEEMPSLSPAGSDSENSESEAPRTALSTDAQPDAWHPRSTGQGCTWRKEAHVTTQDCPPDKPLDLSDRGRCRDISKLTGQALPLSPTVAHIASPQPPTLSRPLIHSPHTPSNDSTETRAQEPEEHAPPEDTSHPLPGTHASLASPGRTDEEAGRMPRPVPHLQRVDPDGTTEPSKVMAQKPDLERLEEESDTSDTKVGLTSKASAEPSIPGEGHAEDQQQGPQQKRKWASDLQDKAPKKPSHGRRKPKEPLTPAEGPRSPRDMEDCSLSPISGGRVLAHQTERRCTCPETVCHLSGTSHV; the protein is encoded by the exons GCCTGCAGAACAAGCTTCTAGAACTGAACTCAGAGCGGTGCCG AGACGCACAGAGGGTAGAGGAGCTCTTTGCCAAGAATCACCAGCTGCGGGAGCAGCAGAAGGCACTGAAGGAGAACCTGCGGGTTCTGGAGAACAG GCTGCGGGCTGGCTTGTGCGACCGATGCATGGTCACCCAGGAGCTGGCCAGGAAGAAGCAGCTGGAACTGGAAAGTGCACACCTGCAGAGCCTGCAGCACCTCTGCATCCTca CCAATGAGATGAATGGGCTGAAGGAGGAAAACAAGATTCTGAAAGAAGAAGTGAAGAGGCTGCGGAGCCTGGG AGACAAGACTGCACCCCAGGCCTGGGAGGGCACCTCAGAGCCCCCGTCACCCATGCCACTGCACTCCCCCAGTAGCCGGAAGGGCACCACTGAGAACACACCAGGAGGCccagaggaggctgaggaagagcagccaggcaaAG ATAAGGTGTCAAGCCACAAGACATCCCCAATGGCCAGAGTCTCCCCAGCTGCCAACCTACCCGAGCCACGCACCCTGGACATG AGCCCTCAGTGCATCTCCAACCAACTGCACTCGACAGTAGCCGTAGTGCGGCCTGGCTCCAGGGCCTGCCCACCAGATTGCAGCACTGCCAATGGGACGCCCCCACCACCATCTACCAGAAGCAGCCCGCCCAGCCCAGCACACGAACACGGCCTCCGCGTGGACAG ctTCCTGCGGGCCTCCCGGCCATCAGCCATAGCCTATGAGACCCTGAAGCGCTCCCTTCAAGCCGATCGCCTCTCCCTCCTGAATCGCCACCTGTCTCTGCACCTGCAAAGCCCCCACAGCAGCACCCTGGCTCCTGCTACATCGGCCAGTAGCCCCCTGCCCCACGGCCTGAAGGCTAGAGAGGCAGAAACATGGGACGAGCCTGGTGCCTTCATGGGCATGCAGGACCCACGGCTAGAAGGAGCATTGCACCTGCTGCTGATCCAGCAGCAGCTCCGCGCACGGGCACGGGCAGGCAGTGCCAGGTCGAGGGTCCCATCTGCACCAGAAGAGATGCCATCTCTCTCACCAGCTGGCTCGGATTCTGAGAACTCTGAGAGTGAGGCCCCCAGGACAGCTCTGAGCACAGATGCCCAGCCTGATGCGTGGCACCCTCGGTCCACAGGCCAAGGTTGCACCTGGAGGAAGGAGGCACACGTGACCACTCAAGATTGCCCCCCAGACAAGCCTCTGGACCTCTCTGACCGGGGACGGTGTCGAGACATCTCCAAGTTGACCGGCCAAGCTTTGCCACTCAGCCCCACAGTTGCTCACATCGCCAGCCCCCAGCCGCCCACCTTGTCCAGACCCCTGATTCATAGCCCCCACACTCCCAGCAATGACAGCACAGAGACCAGAGCTCAGGAGCCTGAAGAGCACGCTCCTCCTGAG GACACCTCACACCCTCTCCCAGGGACCCACGCCAGCCTGGCATCTCCTGGAAGGACAGACGAGGAGGCTGGAAGAATGCCAAGGCCAGTGCCCCATCTGCAGAGGGTTGACCCTGACGGGACCACAG AGCCCAGCAAGGTCATGGCTCAGAAGCCAGACCTGGAGCGACTGGAAGAAGAGTCGGATACCTCAGACACTAAG GTGGGCCTGACCTCTAAGGCAAGTGCAGAGCCGAGCATCCCAGGCGAGGGACATGCTGAAGACCAACAACAGGGTCCACAACAAAAGAGGAAGTGGGCCTCAGACCTGCAGGACAAAG CCCCCAAGAAGCCATCTCATGGGAGAAGGAAACCAAAGGAACCCCTGACACCAGCAGAAGGTCCCAGGAGCCCAAGGGACATGGAGGACTGCAGCCTCTCCCCCATTAGCGGGGGGAGAGTCCTAGCCCACCAGACTGAGAGACGCTGCACTTGCCCAGAGACTGTCTGTCATCTGTCAGGGACTAGTCACGTGTGA